CGTTGGGGAGCTTCTCCGActcctgctcgtcgaggtaATCCTCGTAGCGCCTGCGcgactgctgccgctccAGGTCGTCGTACGACATGTGCACCGGCCGGGCCCCGTCCAGGTCGACAGGCCGCtcttcgccctcctcgggGCGCGTGACACCGGGCAGGGCATTGGTGTGAAAGTCGACAAActgctgggcggcctgcGGGATATGGTTGGCGGGGTTGTGCGCGTGGTTGTACGTCTTGCGCAGGGGAGAGAGGTACCGCGTCTTCTCGAGGCACTCGATGGTCGTTTGgcccttggcggccagcATGATGTGCCAGGCGGTAAaggcaccgacgacgatgccgatgatgccgctgATGACGCTCAGGACGATGAAGTTTACCGGCATGAGAGCGTCCGTGTAGCGCGTCTGCTCCTCGATGACCTCACCCCAGACCCAGGTGCCGCTGACGGCAAAGGCATAGAAGCTGAATATCGTGGTATACATCAAGAAGAGCAAGAACGCCTTGTGGTTGCGCAGGCCGATGCACGTGGCGAGCCAGGGGCAGTGGTGGTCCATCTTCAGGACGCACCGGCGGCAGGTCGAGCAGTGGTGGGCGCGGTCGGGCTTGCGGGCCTGGCACTTCTTGCAGAAGCGGAGCTGGCCGTTGCTCTTGACGGTGAAGGACGTGGCCGAcggctgctggccctgcgTGGTGGGCAGCAGGCCGTAGCCATCGTCGTTGGTCGTGGAGCCGGGGCTGGTGAAGACGGCCGTCGTGTAGGACCAGTTGAGCAGGGCGTAGAGgatgaagccgacgacggacgatCCGGTGCCTGCTTCGCGACTCCGTCAGCAAACCTGCCAATCCACCAACCAACCGTGCAGCCGTAGGAGCCATTGGAAAAGATTTGTTTCGTCCAAGACGACAGATGCCAAACGTACCTATCCAACTACCATCAACGCTGATCAGGCCGATCTTTATCACCACCCACACGGCCCACGTCGTCAGTCCGTAGACGAATATCAGCGGTATGTACGTCGCAAACGAGCAGCACGCGCGCTCGAGCTtgcgcgcgcaccgccgcgacatcttgtcggcgccctgggcggccgcggcgtcgtcgtcgagctcctcgtctcTCTCCAATGCGGCGGCTTTGACTGCGTCCCGTGCTTATTCGTAGGTGGATGCATGTGCACTTGCTGCTTGTTTCGCGTCTGACCCTCTCAGCCCATGGCCCGGGAGGGTTGGGGCGGCTGCGGAGTTTGTaaatgatgatgatggtgatgatgatgttgatgtAGTAGCGGAGGAAGGGGGGTTGCTGCGGCACGCCGCCAGCATTCTGATGAGCTGAGCTGGACGGAGGTTGGTTgattgatggtggtggtgttgagctcgctggcgcggcgcttATTATTAGGTCATCAGGGGGGCCGCCAGTaaccacacacacacacagcccCGCCGCGCAAATACGTGTCTCACCCAAAAAACGTGAAACTCCACCACTTGGTGAACAGGCTACCCGGAATCGAGAGGCCACTTGATAAAAGTTGCCTCGCGATGGCAGTGTGCATGCGGCATGATATGCGATGATCCAACGCTTAGACGACTCGAGTAAATTTCCCTTTTTTCTATATAGAGAATCACTGGATCAACGTCCTCTCTTTCGAAGTATACTAAGGCACCAACCACAATTACATCTCCACGTTCATCGCCAGATTTTGTAGTCTGACTTGCGTTTTCATCAAGAGTCTCTCCAAGGCCTGACACGTGTGATACATCGTCGTATTCTGCATCATCACCACACAGTCCGCGACGAGAATAACAACCTTGAGCTCGGGCGCCCCGGGCCTCGTCTCCGTGCGCGGCTCGGAGctcacgacggcggcgtacgCGCTGTCGTTGCACTGAAACGTCACCACCTCTACGTGCCGCGTGGGGAACAGAACGACTGCGTTGGCTTTGtcccgcacgcgcgcgcgcacgtaCGTTCAAAGTCAGTAGTGGGTTAAAAGTCTACGGGCATGCGAGCGGTCGAGGGCCCGCTGGGCGGTGTCTGCTGCTACTAGTACCTTTGACGAGCGCCAGCAAGGCGCTGGCGTTTGTGTGGTCGCTCATTCTTTTGCGGTTGGATGTCCTGGTCGACTGCTATGGCGGATGTGTGGAGGAGCCGAAGCAGGTTGAGGGAGGTAGAGGAAGAATAAAGGCAGAGTCGTGATTTGTAGAAGGAGAGTGTAGTTGGGCGCTGTTGTTTTTGCATCGTAATCACCGCATCTTGCAGGCAAACAACTGGCCGGAGCACGTCGGTTCATCACATCCTCGCGGCGATCAAGACCTAGCAATCATATAGTGAAACGCACGAGATACACCCCAGCCGACCTACTCCATGCGTCATGCCTTCCTAGAAGAACAACTGCCCAACCCCTGCCCTTGCTGTGTCCGCCGTCTTGCCTCATCCAGACCTCCAAATCTCCGAGTCAGTACAAAATAGAATCCTTGTCGCTGAGAGAAGCATGGAAAATCCGGACCTAATGAAAGTCCCCAATTCACAAGCCCCtaccaacaacaacagacATTCGACATGTTCAGAACAACTCTCCCCGGATGATGGTTGGCACGTGCTCACATCTACCGCCGTTAAGAGACTCGACTCTCACCGCACTGCGTGAGGTGTGGTTGGatatggtggtggtgcgcccaactctccgccgccggagagAGAGCGGTTCGTGTGCAACGAGTAGAGTAGTTggggggaaagaaaaaagaagagCAAAGGACGCGAAGAGTCCAAATCGGTACGGTTGTAAGCTGGAAAGGGGGGAGAGCGGGAGGCAACGGGACCGGACACATGCAGCGCGTGCACACCACATCAGTAAATAGTACATGTCGAGACCATCCCCTTTCCATGTTGCGTCTCCCTTGGGCTAATGTTTTCTCGCGCACCTTTTCTTGTAGCCAGTATGCGTCCTCATGCTGTCCTGGTGGCCTGGTATGCACTGGTACGTCCACGCGCCCTCCACACCTTCACGAGTTGCACCATGGCAGAAAATAAAGTCCAAAATTCAATTCAGGTGCACTGACTATTCATCGTGCTTGAGTGGGGATTTACTTGGTTTCCATTTCCCCCCAGCCATACCGTAGCCTTGCGTCATCCATTCCATTCCCTCCGTCTTGACAATCGGATCCTACTCTCATAACCCCATGTCAAGTTCGTCCTCCATACAACCCGTCAACGTCCTTCCGCCGCAAGAGCCAGCCAAAAAACAGTCAAAATCAACAAGCAAGGTGAACCCCCAGTCTCAACACCCCTTTGTGACACTTCTTCGTCACCATTCATAGTGCCCCGTCATCACCAAAACTCCACCTTCTGGTGCGCAGGCTGCTTCGACGCCTGGACCACACCCTTAGGCCCGCCGTATTCATCCCAAGCAGACTCAGGCGTGATGTAAATCTTGGTTCCGTCCATGTTTCTATCGAGGTTGACGTTGACCAAGCCAGACGTGAGCTGATCCACGTACGCGTCGTAGTCCTTGCTGTGGCGAGTGCTGCAGCGACTGTTGATTGCTTCGGCATGGGCCAgggccgacgccctggtcTTGAAAAGCTTGTGGCACCTGGGGCAGGTGATCTTTTCGCTTCCATGGCTGGAGCCACGGAGATGCCCGATGAGTGCCCTGCCTCCATTGGCGCCATTGAACACTTTACTACAAATAGTCAGCAATGACTCTGGTAGAACAAATCCCCCCCAGTCCTTACTCACTAGCAAAAGGGCATGGGGCAGGTGTAGCCGTTATAAAGGTTCCGACACCTTTCGATTTTGAAAGCCGGGTTGTCCGGGTGAAGGGGATGCTTCGAGTCATACGTGGGATTAAGGTCCTGTTCAGGGATGGAGGCCATTTCCTCCGCAGTCGGCCAGCGTGTCGACACGACGTTTGGATCAAGAGACCAAACACCCTTTGTTTCGTCGGTTTTCGCAGTCTCATGGCTTGGAAGATCAATCAGAGCACCAGAAGTGctggcggccttgtcgctggcggccagaGACCAGTCTGCGACCCCAAGACTTCCGGGGAGCCTGGGAGTGCTCGTGCCGGCCAAGGAAATAAGTTCGGAGGTACTATCCGATTGATTGGAAGCCGCTCTCAAGTAGCCGGGCAGATCGCTGGACACGTCCTGCTTGACAAGCCAATTCTCCTCTTTCATCGAAGTAGGGGTAGAAGTGGCCGCATTGGCTCCACGCTTAATGGCAACGCTGTCAATCCATGTAGCGATTCTTCTGGAAGGCAGCGTCTCTGTAGACTGCCCCTTGGCCGAGTCTGGCTTCTTTGATTCGAAAAGCCAGTCCTTGACTCCAGAGCCACCCAGCAGCGTGGGTGCCTCGGTGCCAGCCTGAGAGGTtgcggcatcatcaacggTCCAGGCCATGACGTTGTCCTTGGCGCGGAGAGCAGAGCCAGTATTGCTGCCCTCCGAAGCAacgtctcggcggcgaaggaaGTCAGCGAGGTTGCTTGCAGTGTCTTTCAAAGAGCCGGAGGCGTTATTCTTAGCATGGCCCCCGGCAACGCTGTTGGTGGTGTCTTCCCACAGGTCAGAGGGGGTGACGTCCTTAACGTTGCTCCCAGCAGACGACTCGACTCGCTTGGCACTTTGGCGAGCAATTTCATCGAGCTCTGTGAGTCCTGAGAAAGGTTGCATTTGATGGTCGACGAGAAGAGTCCCGTCACGCGCAATCTGCTCGACCTCCCAGACGCCTCTAGCATccagggccgccggcgcagatCCATTGTCGTTAGTCTCCCAAATGTCTCCCTTGTAGTAGCCGGGCTTGCCGGGGTTGATGTAGTCTGCAAAGTTGCCGCGGACGCGTCGATGGGTCATagcctcgaggtcgcgcgTGAACTTTGTCCTTTCCTCGGCCTTTTGGTTGAGCATGGCCGAGGTGACGCGAGGGCATTTCTTGCCTTCGATATGGCGGAGAAGCGCCGAGGCAGAGGCAAACGGACCGTCACCGCAGCCAGCACACTTCAACTGCTGCGGCTGAGGATGGCACTGAAACCGCCGAGTCAGTAGACGAGCAGGGCTCGAGGGCAAAAGGGGCGGAGCGCTGGGTATCGGCTTACTTCCAGGACGTGCTTGCCCTGGGCTCTCTCGGTCTTGAACCTCTGGCCGCAGTGGATGCAACAGATGTGCCGGGGATCTCTTTTGGCGCGCATGACCTTGACATGCTCAAAGTACGTGTCCCATTCTGCAAAGGCACATTTGCAAGGCTTGCAGTAGTAGCGGCCGTCGACTTGCAGACCCGACGGCATCGTGTCGATGTGCTGCGGCAAGCTGATGACGGGTTTTGGATGGTTGCGTCTCGGATGCTCGCGTGTTCGCGGAGGAAGGAGCGCGTCTCGTGGAGAAGGAGAAAACGGAGGCAGGCCACCGACAGCAGTGATGGGAGGGCGGATGGGTGTGGTTTGCCAAGAGGCAGAATGGAGGTGCGTATGTGCGCGCGGTGATGAGTGGAAGAAACGAGCAAAAGTCCCTGCGCGACGTGCGTGCAGGAGTGAGCGGCTGTTGTGGAGGAGGGAAAGAAGGGCCACCCCAAGCCGGGGTGAGGAGGCACAATAAATAGCCACCTCTGTTTCTATTGTTGATTGTTTACCATCCCATTCCGCAGGCAGCACAATAGGCGTGTAGACAAGATTTCGCACTTGCAAACCATGCGGCTGGGTTTATCTCAACAAGCGCACTGCCACAACGAACCATGACAGCTAGCTTGCAGGCCAACCTCTGCTCGCCTCGTGCCACGCGCCAACTTAAAGAACGCCGACAGAGTCAAGTGCACAGGGGTCATTTCGTGTCGCTCTTATTTGCTTGTTTACCTACTGGGCGAAGCACAACACGTCTCAGCCAAAAACGGGGAAtccatcttcctcgtcctctcctGGGGCATCAGAGAACTCGTCGTGTTCGTCATGAGATCCGTACGCCTCTTGCGCTGGGTATAgattctcctcctcgtcttcgtcgttgTCTCCGTCGCTGCCCGattcctcctcgtcatcgtcttcgttCCCGGACAGCACCCCCCCTTCGGCTggctcttcgtcgtcgtcgggcagtCCACTCGCAGGTGTCTGTTCCGCCGCCACACTGGGGGTCCTGCCCGGACCTCGCAAGCGAGCGTTGTATCCCgtgctcttcttcttgggtGGCTCTCGGCCGCGCAGGAGTATCAACTCGTCGTTGGTCAACTGCAGGTTGGGCAGTGGCAGATGgaatgtcgtcgacgatgactTTGTAGGCGTCCGATCCCCACACTCGAGAGTTGGAGCAAAGTCTGATCGGGTCAGCTGTCTCCCGAAGCGGATAGCAACAAGCTTTGTCTTCATGATGGCCTTAACCTTGGCCCACAGACCGCCATGATACCACCCGCTGTTGATGTCCCAGGTCGGTCGCACTTCTGCATTGTCCAGGAGCTCCTTCAGCAGGGGGTCGCTAATGTCGCAGACCTGCCAGACTTTACCGTCTGTGTGGTATGACTCGCCGTCAAATGTGTGGCTCTGTGCCTGGTCCACCGCGTAGTCTTTGTTGAAACTTCCTTGGGACCGTCGAAGCGACTGCCACGTCTGGTCCTGGCTCGGTAGCTTCTTCTTGGACAGCTTGAACATGAGCGTCTGGTATATTCGGTACTTGGGGTCTGTTCTAGGGTCGATTCCATATGGAACGACCCCATCCCTCCACGGACCGCCCTTGAATTGGTATGCCGTGTAATTGAGATATTTTTTCAGCTCGTTCCAATTCCTCAGCTTGCCAGCCATGTGGTTTAGCAAGGAACGACGGGTCCAGACTGGGCGATACTGGaacgcctcctcgagctgggcaATGATCTCCATGGTTCGCGAATCAGTCACATCtgggggctgctgcggtcCGGTAGGGGCAGGATCGTCGGCGCTAATAAAGTATCCGATCTGCTTGACGGCCGTCGTGTTGATTGTGTTGCCGTCCTCAGTTGTGCGGACGTATGGATTCTGTGAATAGTAGTAGTTGAAAGGAAGACTCATGTGCGTAAAGATGGGCGGCGGAAGAATGTCGACATTTGGCCCGAGATCCATCCCTGGGTCAAAAGTGAAGTTCTTCAAGTTTTGCACTGTGAAAGGTGTCAGCTGAGGTTCGAGGTGTAGGTTCAAGAGATCGAGTCTGACCATCACCGGGCAGAACCTGCTCCGTATATCGGCGCGCAAAAGAAGACTTGGACATGTCCCAGTAAAAGTCGGCCAGGCCTCGGAAGCGGTGCGTGTGCTTGATGGTACCAACGGCTTCGACTTGGTACGTGTCCACGTTGTCTGCGAGCTGCCGTCTGAGCTTCTTGGGCTCATCTAGGCGGGCGATGGAGCCGACACCTTGGGTTCCGTTGGGCGgcccggcagcatcggcgtcggcgagctcaacGTCACCCTGCCACGGGTCATTGGTGCCGCGCTTTCGCTTGCGCCCAGTACGCTTGGGGACGGTGATCTTGAGCACAACATTGTGTGAACGGGCGTTATGAGACATGACTGGCGGACAAAACGGACTGTCCGGGTTCAGGTACAGTGGTATTGATGTTCTCGTGGAATCCAGCGTCTAGAGCACGGGAGTGTCAGGATCAAAGTTGGAACgcaggtggcggcgctggactcACGTGGGCCAGTGAAGGGAGTCGGCCAAAGGCTTTGATGGCGCGATCAATGTTTTCCACAACGGCGGGAACCtcgacagcagcaagccTGCGCGAGGGAATCGGATACCTGGGAGCCCCGTCCTGAGACGCATCATActggtcgtcatcgccggcggtGTGGCCGTCGAATCTGTCTCTcagggcatcgtcgtcggtctccgaaggagaagaagccatGGCTGGTGGAATGGAAGCAAGAGCGCCGAGAATTGGCAATCAACCCCAGGTGCAGGCTACACACTGCATGGCATGAGGCGCTCTCTGGCTTTTAGCTGGTCCTGTGCGTGTTGTAGTTGGAAGCTTATTTAGGGAGCGCGAACGTGTCGCCTCTCCAGATCAAAAAGGAGGAAAGATAACCTATGTCAGGGCCACGAGCACCGCGGGAAGGCTATGATGGAAATTATGATAGTTTGCGCCCTGCGTGTTGAGTGACGGCGAACCGCAATGATGGTGAGTGGAAGTTGTGACTTGGAATCGTTGCTTGCAGCGGTACAATTGGATGACCGGTATCTGAGTCGTCCCCACCAAACAGCGGGCACGTGCACCATGTTCCCTTGCTCCTTCCCAACTTCCATTCGAGTACAGTAGTTAACTAGTCAAAGCATCCACCCATCTCCGTCACAGTACAAATAGTGAGTGTGGCCCACCAAGCTTGTTGAAGCCTTGGCCGACCTCGCTCAGCATCTTCTACAAAGACCAACAAGCGGTAGAACATCGTTGGCAAGCAATCGACATCTTGCTCCGctgccagccaccaccaaaCATGTTCAACAACAGTACGGTCGCGGCACGCCCGCACACCTCACAGTTTCTAGTCCTTCATTGAGTGCGAAATGGTTCCTTCAGCTGTTGGTTCTTTTTTAAAGTACAAATACACTTCCGATAGACAAGCCATTCAAAGTCGAAACGCACATAGTAGCAATGTCGCTACTATCCGAACATTCACATGAGGCCCTCAAATCACGGTTACATTCATTGCAGGGGATCGCTCTTGATGGCTGTAGAGTTGCTCGCTATTCGGCGGGCTGGTAGTTATTTCGTACCTGCTCGTAGGACTTACAGCGATATAGGCATTGCAAAGCCTAGACCCTGAATCCTGACGGTACCTGGTCGAGCACTATCCCGTTCGCACAGATGAGGCCTTTAAAGCCGCCCAATTTGTCCTTcgaagtcgccgccgagtcggaggCCTTCTCGGCCAATGGGTTCTTGGACGGGCTGCCTTTGCAATTTTGGCTGACCATGTAGAGGTTGAATCCGATGGCAAGTGTCTGCATCGTAGCGTCGTAGTATGGTTCCGTGATCTCGTCAGCTTGAAAGATCCCCACGGCGTCTTGCAGAATCACCGCCGGGAACTTGGCGCCGTAATAGTAAAGCGATGGTTTCGACTCTAAGACTGCGACTTGCTGCAAACCCCCGAACGGCGTGCATTGCCATTGCATAACGTAGTAGCTATCGCTCTTCGAGTTCCTGTCCTCGTCACGTTCTCGGGTAATGGAATGTAGCGTATTCACTTCCTTCTTTGCATTGTCGCGAGGTAAAGCTTCATTGGCCCATGTATCATGGCGTTTGACAAACCCAGGGCCATACTAGATGCCTAAATCGGGACGCGCTTCGGGGATTTGCGTGCTGTTGGGATCTTGGCGTCCGTCCGTAAGAAATAAAACACTCCCTTTGCCATCATTGGCATCTATAAATGTCTTATCGGCAGTTCATCCAAAGAAGGGGACTTTGACAAGTTTGGCGGGCATCGGTTATGGATGCCCTCCAACTTGTCGAAGAATCCATTCGTCTTCGCCTCGTTCCAGTAGCGATTATGAGAGGTTCTCAGATCAATCATGTATCTGATACACCAAACAACTACCTCACCGGGGTTTTCGTCGCTAAACCTGTTCATGCTGGCAATTAGATCATCGAGTGACGCGCCAGTCGCACCCACAGGCGACGAACTAAGTTCGTCGTTGACATGAGCGCTGTAGAATGCTCCGTTATTGACACTTGCAATGCGCATGTCAAAGTATCGCACGCCTATCCGTCAGTGGTTGTACAAATCCAGGTTCTGGGTCTCAGTGTTGTCCGAACTACTTTAATTTAAGCAACCTCTTGTGGCAATCTCATTCATGGCGGCATCGTGTGGGCCCGGGACAATCACGTGGCGCAGCTGCCGATCCTTGATGACTTGGTTGTGCCCTCAATGCGGTAATTCGCGAATCCGTTGGTGTCAGTGAAAGTGCCCACTCTTTGGTCGTAGTCTGCTAAGTTCTTCCTCGACTTGCCTGAAGGCCCATGCAAGGGCAACTCATGATATGAGCTGCACAGTAAATTGCCGATGCTGGTTTCCCGCCGGTTTAAGATGCTAAACGTAGATTCAAGGGACGTTAACAGAAGTGAGTGAACGAGCTCTACAGACTACGACGTAAGATTGTCGGGACAATATAGTGGTAGAGTATGGCACATTGGACGTTGGGTCAAGTTCTGTTACTTCGCGCCCGGACACTTATCGCTCCAAGACTGGTACCTTGTGTTGGAGGACATGTTACTGTTGGGAGTCCAAAAAGTCGAAAGAAGCCTCTTGAGGGTCAATGGTAGCACCTGGATTTGAAGAGTGCAGGCTCTCTTGGTAGAACCCCATGGGTCGCGCATACCATAGTTCTTGCAGTTGGCTTCAAGTTCAGTTGCCTCGGTAAAGTTTCAACCTATTCAAGTTGGCTTGGGTTTCGGCCCTTCCTCTGGTGAAGTTTGTGCGTTTCAGGAAGCGGAATTTGGAATCAAAAGTGCCACATCGGCGATTGTGCCCAAGGAGAGCCTCGTAGAAGTTGGCCCTCGAGATGTTCCTTCTCGTCTGTTAGTCAAACTCTTACCGGAAGGTTGCAGTTGGGCGACCTAACCAAGGGACACAAAGCAAAACAAAAACCTCCAGTGCCCCGATTGCCGCGCCGATGACTAGAGGAATGTATGTCGTAACTGAAATATCTATGAGCCAAGATAAGCGCCTTGGCAGTCATTGCAACGACAGAGGCGCAAGGCTGTGACTTCTGTCTTTGTGGGCTGGGATCTCGAAGCCAAGGAACACTTTCCGGAAGAGCTCAATCATGTTAAGTTCTGTTGGAGACAGCTACGAGGTGTGATGAGGGCCAAGACTCTTTACTAAGTTGATCTGTGCACCAGCGTGCATTTAGAACATAGGTACCTCGTAACTTGTAACGCGATGCTGCAACTTGATGACTGGAGCCTTTTGCTTTTTGTTGGTTCAGTCTCAGACAAGACATCTGCTCCTTTTTTTCCGATagcccccctcctcccgaTTTCCCACCTGCGTCCTTTCTCCAAGCCGCGCGCGAGGTTGACGTGACTATACTCGCCTTTACCACGCCTCTCAATCAACACCGCACACGATCATAGCACTTATTTCGTCGATCTTGTGCATGGGGCTGCGACAGATGTCGTCTTTGTCGCCGACCGAGTTTTCAGTATTCAGCGGGAATGTGACTTCCCCATCTAATACTACGAAACTGCCAACGGTGGTCACGTCACAGCCATTGACAACACCATTCATATTTCCAAGCGGCTGTGGTGACCATTTCTCCAGTATATACACCATCACTAGGGGGTTTTGGAATAACACCCGCATTAAAGTTGTCGCGTCTATTCCAAGCCAACATCCAACATGTCAACCAGCCGGATGGAACGACAGTTCTGTGCCATTTGTTTTCAGCCCAGCCGTGTGTCCAAGCGCGTGGACGGCGTACGCGGTGCGACTTGACACAGCTTGGACGGCAAGCTATAGGAGCAAAATCGTTTCCGTGGCAAATTGCTGCTCAAGGTCTACCCCCCTTCCCCATACCAATGATGCCATTTCTGCCTAGGTCTTGCATCCGTCACGGCTCCCTTGCAGGCTGCTGACTTGACTGGATAGTGGCTTTACCATTGACTTTGGTGCATCAGCGTTGTCCGGTACAGATGCTGCCTGTATCCAGGAGATACCGGCGTCCACGGTCACCAATACCATGCAGACCGACAAGTAGATATCGACATCCACATCCGATGACAGCTTTCCCAATGGTATTCGTGCGCACTATGCGTGGGAAATGCGTGGGAAATTTCATGGGATGCCTCCGATACCGCGACCCTCAGTCCGGCTCCGCCGTCTCTCGGTGACTGCATAGATGTTCAGATAGCTACGTGGATTCCTGGCGAGACGGTCGATCCAAAGTCGCGAGCATCTTGCGATCCTAATCAGGATGGCTCGGATACATGGGACCTGGAACATTCGCCTGGGATCCTTTGTATCATCATAATCGGCTCGATTGTTACGACTATAGGCATCGTGCTATGCTGCTGGCGTTGCCATGTGTGCCGTAATCGACGTGAACAGAGGCAAAGGGAGCGGCGAGTTGCAGGGGATGGGCGACAAGCAAACACGAGGTAGAGAAAGCTGAGTCTTACTTGAACCGTTACACCGTTACAAGTCGCGATGTTGCAGTCCAACAGCACTAGGTAGTTTACTTCTGATTGAGGGCCATCCGAGAAAGACAAGACGGCTTTCTACACTAATGAACGGAGCCACGAAGTAGAGTAACAGATGATAAAATATCGCTAAGGGTGGGCGGACACGTTTGCTGTGCCGGGTTAGGATAGTAAATACTAGAGAAACAGCATGAGAACGACGGAAGTTCAGCAAGGGAAGCGTGTGTCCTGGCCTTGTGCCGGGGTTACTCCCTTGAATTTGGTGGCTTGGGACTGGACAGCCTGCTGAGCGGTGCGACGATGAAGCTTGGCAGGGTCTTCGCTGCGCCTTACAGAAAGGGCCCCTGCCGGCCGCTTCACCGCGGCGGTAAGCCGCGGGGGCGAGCTGTCATGCCTACATACAAAGTTAGGTAGGTGTTGGTGGCTGGTGCTGGATGCAGCCGCGGATGCGCGGCGCAAGAGACCAGATGAATGACCCCGGTTTGATGAGGTGCAATCAATGAGCAGAGAGAGCCCCTCCTTGCGAAATCCTGGCAATTTTGGCGCTTCGTGTCTGCTGATAGATACCCTTGGCTGTGGCCGTTGTCTTTTTGGCGCAGGAGTTTCATGAGGAGCTCCTGATGCCAACATGATGGATGGGTTGGGAGCTgcccggcctgctgctgtacTTCAGGTTGGAAGCTGGATAATGTATTACTGACTTAGTGGACGATGGTAACTGCACTAATTCAATGGCAGGCGCGCACCTTCCTTGTGCCTGGTTAGGTACTTGCCTGCCAGGTACCGAAGTGTGGGGCCAATTGATCTCGGCCGAAGTggcgctccagcagctcgctaAACAAGGCCAGCCACCTGCTGGAAGGTTCATTGAAGGATGGCGAACTGTTCAATTCTTTGTGCTGTCGGGTTCGTTCGCCCCtgtggcctcggcgggcccACACCCATGAATTGCCCGCCCGGTACATGGCGTCATTTCTACAACGCCCAGCTCTCTCCAGCTGCCCCTGGCAATCGCAGTCCTTCCAGCTGTCGAGcacctggctgggctgcaggGCAGGCAGTTCGAAGGTTGAGAGGCGAGCCGGTGAGAGCACCGGCCAGCATTGGAAGCATCCAacacagcgcagcacaggGACAAGGCTACATGCACCTACGTATGCGGTACGTCAGGGCGGTACCCGGTCTGCACCTGCCTCCTGAGTCTTAGTGGTCCCGTCGCCCGGGGCGCGGTACACCTACAGGA
The genomic region above belongs to Purpureocillium takamizusanense chromosome 5, complete sequence and contains:
- the PFA3 gene encoding Protein S-acyltransferase (TransMembrane:4 (i12-34o46-65i156-178o198-218i)~COG:I~EggNog:ENOG503Q4NQ), with the protein product MSRRCARKLERACCSFATYIPLIFVYGLTTWAVWVVIKIGLISVDGSWIAGTGSSVVGFILYALLNWSYTTAVFTSPGSTTNDDGYGLLPTTQGQQPSATSFTVKSNGQLRFCKKCQARKPDRAHHCSTCRRCVLKMDHHCPWLATCIGLRNHKAFLLFLMYTTIFSFYAFAVSGTWVWGEVIEEQTRYTDALMPVNFIVLSVISGIIGIVVGAFTAWHIMLAAKGQTTIECLEKTRYLSPLRKTYNHAHNPANHIPQAAQQFVDFHTNALPGVTRPEEGEERPVDLDGARPVHMSYDDLERQQSRRRYEDYLDEQESEKLPNAFDLGWKRNLQHLMGPVPALWFLPICNTTGDGWSWEASPKWIEAREQMRAERERQRQREINAGWGAPDDDPYAPVTSNGNGSARAAPTSQGGWRPPSKADRVLGRDPNLYADGTQTMQMQRLTPRGRNLEDDLLDTDDEHDAAEPSPRTDTREEAERRAMNVVTNGRGWGRAGASGMLRKGSSQSASGTPAMSPQFQDDGVD
- a CDS encoding Protein S-acyltransferase (COG:S~EggNog:ENOG503P3R1), coding for MPSGLQVDGRYYCKPCKCAFAEWDTYFEHVKVMRAKRDPRHICCIHCGQRFKTERAQGKHVLECHPQPQQLKCAGCGDGPFASASALLRHIEGKKCPRVTSAMLNQKAEERTKFTRDLEAMTHRRVRGNFADYINPGKPGYYKGDIWETNDNGSAPAALDARGVWEVEQIARDGTLLVDHQMQPFSGLTELDEIARQSAKRVESSAGSNVKDVTPSDLWEDTTNSVAGGHAKNNASGSLKDTASNLADFLRRRDVASEGSNTGSALRAKDNVMAWTVDDAATSQAGTEAPTLLGGSGVKDWLFESKKPDSAKGQSTETLPSRRIATWIDSVAIKRGANAATSTPTSMKEENWLVKQDVSSDLPGYLRAASNQSDSTSELISLAGTSTPRLPGSLGVADWSLAASDKAASTSGALIDLPSHETAKTDETKGVWSLDPNVVSTRWPTAEEMASIPEQDLNPTYDSKHPLHPDNPAFKIERCRNLYNGYTCPMPFCYKVFNGANGGRALIGHLRGSSHGSEKITCPRCHKLFKTRASALAHAEAINSRCSTRHSKDYDAYVDQLTSGLVNVNLDRNMDGTKIYITPESAWDEYGGPKGVVQASKQPAHQKVEFW
- the TFC1 gene encoding tau 95 subunit of transcription factor TFIIIC, variant 2 (EggNog:ENOG503NXDR~COG:K), whose amino-acid sequence is MSPRSSDGSSQTTWTRTKSKPLVPSSTRTASEAWPTFTGTCPSLLLRADIRSRFCPVMVRLDLLNLHLEPQLTPFTVQNLKNFTFDPGMDLGPNVDILPPPIFTHMSLPFNYYYSQNPYVRTTEDGNTINTTAVKQIGYFISADDPAPTGPQQPPDVTDSRTMEIIAQLEEAFQYRPVWTRRSLLNHMAGKLRNWNELKKYLNYTAYQFKGGPWRDGVVPYGIDPRTDPKYRIYQTLMFKLSKKKLPSQDQTWQSLRRSQGSFNKDYAVDQAQSHTFDGESYHTDGKVWQVCDISDPLLKELLDNAEVRPTWDINSGWYHGGLWAKVKAIMKTKLVAIRFGRQLTRSDFAPTLECGDRTPTKSSSTTFHLPLPNLQLTNDELILLRGREPPKKKSTGYNARLRGPGRTPSVAAEQTPASGLPDDDEEPAEGGVLSGNEDDDEEESGSDGDNDEDEEENLYPAQEAYGSHDEHDEFSDAPGEDEEDGFPVFG
- the TFC1 gene encoding tau 95 subunit of transcription factor TFIIIC (EggNog:ENOG503NXDR~COG:K~BUSCO:EOG09263GSR): MASSPSETDDDALRDRFDGHTAGDDDQYDASQDGAPRYPIPSRRLAAVEVPAVVENIDRAIKAFGRLPSLAHTLDSTRTSIPLYLNPDSPFCPPVMSHNARSHNVVLKITVPKRTGRKRKRGTNDPWQGDVELADADAAGPPNGTQGVGSIARLDEPKKLRRQLADNVDTYQVEAVGTIKHTHRFRGLADFYWDMSKSSFARRYTEQVLPGDVQNLKNFTFDPGMDLGPNVDILPPPIFTHMSLPFNYYYSQNPYVRTTEDGNTINTTAVKQIGYFISADDPAPTGPQQPPDVTDSRTMEIIAQLEEAFQYRPVWTRRSLLNHMAGKLRNWNELKKYLNYTAYQFKGGPWRDGVVPYGIDPRTDPKYRIYQTLMFKLSKKKLPSQDQTWQSLRRSQGSFNKDYAVDQAQSHTFDGESYHTDGKVWQVCDISDPLLKELLDNAEVRPTWDINSGWYHGGLWAKVKAIMKTKLVAIRFGRQLTRSDFAPTLECGDRTPTKSSSTTFHLPLPNLQLTNDELILLRGREPPKKKSTGYNARLRGPGRTPSVAAEQTPASGLPDDDEEPAEGGVLSGNEDDDEEESGSDGDNDEDEEENLYPAQEAYGSHDEHDEFSDAPGEDEEDGFPVFG